CCAATCCTGCGCTCCAGCGCGTACCTGCCGCCCAGCGGGCGCCCGGTGTCCATCGGCCCTGTGTCTCCGTCCCGGGCACGGCCACAGCGCGCGTGCCTCGCGAAGCCGGGGATGATGGCACACTTGGCCCCTCCCCTGGCGTGCCCATTCGGTGCCGTGCCCGGAGCTCCGGGGCCGCCCGGCTGCACGCCCGGTGTGGGAGGAGGAGCGTCAGCTGCGGGTCAGCGCCTGGGCGAGCCGGGGCAATACCTCCCCCGCTCGCGCCTCCACGCGCACATCCGCGAGCCCGTCGCCCCGGCTCTCCCCGATGTTGAGGATGCCAATGGGCATGTGCCGCTCCGCCGCGCGCGTGACGAAGCGGTAGCCGGAGTAGACCGTCAGCGACGAGCCCACCACCAGCAGCGCGTCCCCCTCCTCCACGAGCGCGAACGCGTCCTGCACCAGCGGCGCCGCGACGTTGTCACCGAAGAACACCACGTCCGGCTTCAGCGTCCCGCCACAGCGCGTGCACGCGGGGACGCGGAAGCCCTCCACGGCCTCCTGCGACAGCTCCGCGTCGCCGTCCGGACGCAGCTCCACGACGGTGTGCGCGAAGCCCGGGTTGAGGCCCAGCATCCGCGCCTGGAGCGACGCGCGCGGCTCGTGCGCGCCACACGCCAGGCAGCGCACCCGCGACAGCGCGCCGTGCAGCTCCAGCACGCGCTCACTGCCCGCGGCGGAATGCAGGCCGTCCACGTTCTGGGTGATGAGCCCGGGCACCACGCCCGCCTTCTCCAGCGCGACGAGCGCGAAGTGCCCGTCGTTGGGCCGGGCGGTGGTGAAGCGCGGCCAGCCCAGCAGGCTGCGCGCCCAGTAGCGCTGACGCACCTCCGGCTGGTGCAGGAACTCGCGGTGCTGGATGGGGTTGCGCACCTTGTGGCGCGTCTCCGGGCCGCGATAGTCGGGGATGCCGGACTCGGTGCTGATTCCGGCTCCGGTGAGCACCACGACGCGGCGTCCGCGCAGCAGCTTGGCCAGGGCGTCCACGCCGGCTTCCGGCGGGAGGGCGGCGACAGGGGAGTCCGAGAGGAGCGTCATTCCACCCTCCGTATAACGTGGCCCGTTCACGCCTGCCCGGCCCTGCCCGCCTGGGAAGGGGGCGGCCCCTGGCCCCGGGCCTCCGCGCCGTGGGAGCGCTCACTGGCCGAGAGTGCATCCCACGGAGTCCATGGGATGCCACTGGCGGCTCCGGGCCCTTTGCGTTCCGGGTGAGGCACCTACCGGACGAGTGCGTCCCGAGCGGGATCCGCGGGCTTGGGCGTGGCCATGGCGGCCTTGATGTCCCTGCGCGCGGCGGGAGGCAGCCTGGCGATCCATCGGTCCATCGCCTGGCGCAGCTCCGGCACGGAGGACTCGTCGTCGGGGAGCGCTCCGGCTTCCTGGCGGGCCTCGGCGGCGAGCCGGACGGCGCGGGCCGGGTCCTTCTTCGCGTCCCACAGCGCGCGGGCCAGCATGTAGCGCGCGGCGGGGCGCTCCGCGGGACGGGGCCGGGCGCGCTCCCACCCGGCGACGGCCTGCTCCAGCGGGGCCAGCGCCTCGCGCGGACGGCCGAGCACCATGTACGTGCGCCCCAGGTCCACCAGGGCCCCCGTCCAGCCGCCGTTCACGTCGTCCGGCAGGGACGTCTGGAGCGCGGCGGCGCGCTGGAAGTACGGCAGGGCCTGGTCCGGCTGATTGCGGTAGCTGAGCGTCTGGCCCATGCCCCGGAGCACCAGCGCCAGCGTGGGGTGGTCCGGGCCCAGGCTCTTCTCCACCTGCTCGAGCGCCGTGGCGAAGCGCTGGGTGGCCTCCTCCAGCCGGCCCATGTGCACCAGCAGCGTGCCGATGTTGTTGACGATGATGGCCACCGTGGAGCTGTCGCGCCCCTCCGTCTTCTC
This DNA window, taken from Corallococcus coralloides DSM 2259, encodes the following:
- a CDS encoding NAD-dependent protein deacetylase: MTLLSDSPVAALPPEAGVDALAKLLRGRRVVVLTGAGISTESGIPDYRGPETRHKVRNPIQHREFLHQPEVRQRYWARSLLGWPRFTTARPNDGHFALVALEKAGVVPGLITQNVDGLHSAAGSERVLELHGALSRVRCLACGAHEPRASLQARMLGLNPGFAHTVVELRPDGDAELSQEAVEGFRVPACTRCGGTLKPDVVFFGDNVAAPLVQDAFALVEEGDALLVVGSSLTVYSGYRFVTRAAERHMPIGILNIGESRGDGLADVRVEARAGEVLPRLAQALTRS